In Eupeodes corollae chromosome 3, idEupCoro1.1, whole genome shotgun sequence, a single genomic region encodes these proteins:
- the LOC129952584 gene encoding sodium channel protein Nach: MRTLIRKIFKKASIHGFSYIARTDIHLVERILWGILLFIGTYLSVDMCWNQFKRYKDNPTVFGVERIMGTREFPYVGVTMCSNYFDEEQADVIIQKKWNVTTGDKKHDYYKKFLQVLIEIEYNNLETLKPYANDEDLRNVDFLKTIWDINSSQFTNKTGKNKILGGDLHYSFSVVYRPKEDTTSTVFQSVITEVGLCFTTSFLYEYQNPLGFQREPLTDTEPKMCTPFDLCNLKVTPNVDSGDKIVAYIHNNKDVVEPDIKSVIRREINTNEISNVDVTLEIISAEEEVRNVPINYRKCRFSNENNLKYFKTYRPILCRIECRINAALKLCQCKPFFYVVGPKGPICNIKGLLCLAKNNWMNTKCDQCLEMCAVHKYTALKTTAHVFNEAKFARALLINLSLPKMGIRRRVVFSFDQLVIAFGGAASLFLGCSFLSFAQIFYYIIQYLEEKLKIMYRRYFKKN; the protein is encoded by the exons ATGAGAACGCTAATACGGAAGATTTTCAAGAAAGCCTCCATCCATGGATTTTCGTATATTGCACGTACAGATATTCATTTGGTGGAGAGAATTCTTTggggaattttattatttattgggACTTATTTATCTGTGGATATGTGCTGGAATCAGTTTAAACGTTATAAGGACAATCCGACGGTTTTTGGTGTTGAACGTATTATGGGAACTCGGGAGTTTCCTTATGTGGGTGTAACCATGTGTTCCAATTATTTTGACGAAGAACAAGCTGATGTAATAATTCAAAA aaaATGGAACGTTACAACTGGTGACAAGAAACATGATTACTACAAGAAATTTCTCCAAGTGTTAATTGAAATCGAATATAATAATTTGGAAACTCTTAAGCCCTATGCAAACGACGAAGACCTTAGGAAcgttgattttttgaaaaccatttggGAT atcaattcCAGTCAGTTTACaaataaaactggaaaaaataaaattcttggtGGAGACTTGCATTACAGTTTTTCAGTGGTTTATAGACCAAAAGAGGATACAACTTCAACGGTCTTTCAAAGTGTAATCACTGAAGTTGGACTGTGTTTTACCACATCATTTTTATACGAATATCAAAATCCTCTAGGTTTTCAAAG aGAGCCTCTTACGGATACTGAACCAAAAATGTGCACACCATTTGACTTATGTAATTTAAAAGTAACACCAAATGTTGATTCTGGTGATAAAATTGTTGCT TACATTCACAATAACAAAGATGTTGTAGAGCCTGATATTAAATCAGTTATACGTCGTGAAATCAATACTAACGAAATTTCTAATGTCGATGTTACATTGGAAATAATTTCTGCAGAAGAAGAAGTTCGAAATGTTCCGataaattatagaaaatgtcgtttttctaatgaaaataatttaaaatacttcaaa ACTTATAGACCAATATTATGTCGAATTGAATGTCGAATAAATGCTGCTCTAAAACTTTGTCAATGTAAACCATTTTTCTATGTTGTTGGTCCTAAGGGACCAATTTGTAATATAAAAGGATTGCTTTGTTTAGCTAAGAATAATTGGATGAATACAAAGTGTGATCAATGTTTGGAAATGTGCGCGGTACATAAGTACACTGCACTCAAGACAACTGCTCATGTTTTC AATGAAGCGAAATTTGCAAGGGCTCTTCTAATCAACTTAAGTCTACCTAAAATGGGTATCAGACGTCGAGTGGTCTTCAGCTTTGATCAACTTGTAATTGCTTTTGGTGGAGCTGCATCTTTATTCCTTGGTTGTAGCTTcttgagttttgcacaaattttttaTTACATCATACAATATTTGGAAgagaaacttaaaataatgtaccgtcgttatttcaaaaaaaattag